A single genomic interval of Malania oleifera isolate guangnan ecotype guangnan chromosome 13, ASM2987363v1, whole genome shotgun sequence harbors:
- the LOC131146281 gene encoding transcription factor bHLH162-like isoform X2, with translation MKKTIASSGTSTKPDRKTIERDRRIHMKRLCFKLTNLIPSHFVQHSKDILSQPDQLDIAATYIKQLKERIEELKSRKNEAMENSDKGATKEGNNSRQQMMGFKLPVIELRDLGSTLDVMLVSGLKQNFMLYDVIRVLEEEGNQVVSASFSTVGDKVFYSLHAQAIISRVGVETTRVYQRLEELIQ, from the exons ATGAAGAAGACGATTGCCAGCAGCGGCACTTCGACCAAACCAGATAGGAAAACCATCGAGAGGGATCGCAGAATTCACATGAAACGCCTCTGTTTTAAGCTTACGAACCTCATTCCTTCTCACTTCGTTCAACACTCCaag GACATCCTATCACAGCCAGATCAGCTTGACATTGCTGCCACCTACATAAAGCaactgaaagaaagaatagaagaACTGAAGTCGAGGAAGAATGAGGCAATGGAGAATAGTGATAAAGGAGCGACAAAGGAAGGCAATAATAGTAGGCAACAGATGATGGGCTTCAAATTGCCTGTGATTGAGTTAAGAGACTTGGGATCCACTCTGGACGTCATGTTAGTCAGTGGGTTGAAGCAGAACTTCATGTTGTATGACGTCATTAGGGTTCTTGAGGAAGAGGGAAATCAAGTTGTGAGTGCTAGCTTTTCTACTGTGGGTGATAAGGTCTTCTACTCACTCCATGCCCAA GCAATAATTTCTAGAGTTGGAGTGGAGACTACAAGGGTATACCAGAGACTGGAGG